The Lacipirellula parvula genome window below encodes:
- the secG gene encoding preprotein translocase subunit SecG, producing the protein MPLPILAALGQSLLGFLLCVIAVFLILLILVQRGRGGGLAGALGGMGGSSAFGAKAGDIFTRITSVAAVIWILLCIIFAATGSSERARLDLGTPASTGDAATDAPAATTTPADASGATTTPAASTTETPAATTAAPAESTPAATTESAPAAAPAATEPAAATPAASTEAPAAETAAPAEPAAEN; encoded by the coding sequence GTGCCCCTTCCCATTCTCGCCGCACTCGGTCAATCGCTGCTCGGCTTCCTGCTGTGCGTCATTGCCGTGTTTTTGATCCTGCTGATCCTAGTGCAGCGAGGTCGCGGCGGCGGCTTGGCCGGCGCCCTCGGCGGCATGGGCGGATCGAGCGCGTTCGGCGCCAAGGCTGGCGACATCTTCACGCGGATCACTTCGGTCGCCGCGGTGATTTGGATTTTGCTCTGCATCATCTTCGCCGCCACCGGATCGAGCGAACGCGCTCGGTTAGACCTCGGCACGCCTGCCTCGACCGGCGACGCGGCGACCGACGCACCGGCAGCAACCACGACGCCGGCAGATGCGAGCGGAGCGACAACGACGCCAGCCGCGTCGACGACGGAAACGCCCGCCGCCACGACCGCCGCACCGGCTGAATCGACCCCGGCCGCTACAACTGAATCGGCTCCGGCCGCAGCGCCCGCTGCCACCGAGCCCGCCGCCGCAACTCCGGCAGCGTCGACCGAGGCGCCCGCCGCTGAAACCGCCGCCCCGGCCGAACCCGCGGCCGAGAACTAA
- the tpiA gene encoding triose-phosphate isomerase, with the protein MRKPLIAGNWKMNLDGAGATALARAISDASPAYGKVDLLVSPPYVYLKTVGSVLNGGTVLLAAQNMSHEKSGAFTGEISASMLKDCGCTHVILGHSERRHIYKETDADVNKKTLAALAAGIVPIVCVGELLEEREGGKTAEVIRTQFDGSLAGVSAEQLVATVIAYEPVWAIGTGKVATPAQAEEVHADLRKLIAERYNAATADQVRILYGGSVKPDNAAELLGQPNVDGTLIGGASLKADDFLAIAAAG; encoded by the coding sequence ATGCGTAAACCGTTGATCGCCGGCAATTGGAAGATGAACCTCGATGGCGCCGGCGCGACTGCGCTCGCTCGCGCCATTTCCGACGCCTCGCCGGCCTACGGCAAGGTCGATCTGTTGGTCTCCCCGCCGTACGTCTACTTGAAGACGGTTGGGTCGGTGCTCAACGGCGGCACGGTGCTGTTGGCCGCCCAAAACATGAGCCACGAAAAGAGCGGCGCCTTCACCGGCGAAATCTCGGCCTCGATGCTCAAGGATTGCGGCTGCACCCATGTCATCCTCGGCCACAGCGAACGTCGTCACATCTACAAAGAGACCGACGCCGACGTGAATAAGAAGACCCTGGCCGCCCTCGCCGCCGGGATCGTGCCAATCGTTTGCGTTGGCGAACTGCTCGAAGAACGCGAAGGGGGCAAGACCGCCGAAGTGATCCGCACGCAGTTCGACGGCTCCCTGGCCGGCGTTTCGGCCGAGCAACTGGTCGCCACGGTGATCGCTTATGAGCCCGTTTGGGCCATTGGCACCGGCAAAGTCGCCACGCCCGCGCAAGCTGAGGAGGTCCATGCCGATCTTCGCAAGCTGATAGCGGAGCGTTACAATGCCGCAACGGCGGATCAGGTTCGGATCCTCTACGGCGGCAGCGTCAAGCCAGACAATGCGGCCGAACTGCTCGGACAGCCGAATGTAGACGGAACTCTCATCGGCGGCGCCAGCCTGAAGGCCGACGACTTTTTGGCCATCGCCGCGGCAGGCTGA
- the tnpA gene encoding IS200/IS605 family transposase, translated as MLSTYSNLLYHIVFSTKDRERLITEGFKEELYRYMAGVTREEGGSLLEIGGIEDHVHLLAKFKPSITVSDMLRLIKTNSSKWLHEQKGHARFGWQEGYAAFSVSESQAIAVRRYIRNQAAHHRRQSFQDEFVSMLERHGVEYDPRFLWD; from the coding sequence ATGCTCTCAACGTATTCGAATCTCCTCTATCACATCGTGTTCAGCACGAAAGATAGAGAGCGGTTGATCACCGAAGGCTTCAAGGAAGAGCTCTACCGTTACATGGCGGGGGTCACGCGAGAGGAAGGCGGAAGTCTGCTGGAGATTGGCGGGATTGAAGATCACGTTCATCTGCTGGCAAAGTTCAAGCCATCGATTACCGTTTCCGACATGTTGCGTTTGATCAAAACGAACTCGTCCAAATGGTTGCATGAGCAAAAGGGGCATGCACGATTCGGTTGGCAGGAAGGATATGCCGCGTTCAGCGTGAGCGAATCGCAAGCGATTGCCGTTCGCCGATATATTCGCAACCAAGCGGCGCATCATCGGCGGCAGTCGTTTCAGGACGAGTTCGTGTCGATGTTAGAGCGGCATGGCGTGGAGTACGATCCGCGGTTTTTGTGGGATTGA
- the aroF gene encoding 3-deoxy-7-phosphoheptulonate synthase, with product MIIILDETVTEEQIKHVASKVEQLGLQTSISRGTYRTVIGVIGDETKLQSAPLAAIPGVAEVLPVMPAYKLASKQAHPKPTIIEVGPVKIGGGHMAMIAGPCAVESEERMESIAKSVRAAGANIFRGGAFKPRTSPYSFQGLGEDGLKILRDVGARHGMPVVTEVVDPRNVELVCEYADMLQLGARNMQNFVLLTEVGRTNKPVLLKRGMSATVADFLMSAEYIMAQGNSNVVLCERGVKGFDPATRNTFDVALVPQIHKLSHLPIIVDPSHATGRPDLIPACALAGVAAGADGVHIEVHDKPEEAMSDGPQALLPKQYAELMDQIRKVGAAVGKQIG from the coding sequence ATGATCATCATTCTCGACGAAACCGTCACCGAAGAACAAATCAAGCACGTCGCTAGCAAGGTCGAACAGCTCGGCCTGCAGACCTCGATCAGCCGCGGCACCTACCGCACGGTGATCGGCGTCATCGGCGACGAAACGAAGCTGCAGTCGGCGCCGCTGGCCGCGATCCCCGGCGTCGCCGAAGTCCTGCCGGTGATGCCCGCCTACAAGCTGGCGAGCAAGCAGGCTCACCCGAAGCCAACGATCATCGAAGTCGGTCCGGTGAAGATCGGCGGCGGCCACATGGCGATGATCGCCGGCCCCTGTGCGGTCGAATCGGAAGAACGGATGGAATCAATCGCCAAGTCGGTCCGCGCGGCCGGCGCCAACATCTTCCGCGGCGGCGCCTTCAAGCCCCGCACCAGCCCCTACTCGTTCCAAGGCTTGGGCGAAGACGGCTTGAAGATCCTTCGCGACGTCGGCGCCCGCCATGGCATGCCCGTCGTGACGGAAGTCGTCGACCCCCGCAACGTTGAGTTGGTCTGCGAGTACGCCGACATGCTCCAGCTCGGCGCCCGCAACATGCAGAACTTTGTCCTGCTGACCGAGGTCGGCCGCACGAACAAGCCCGTGCTGCTCAAGCGCGGCATGAGCGCCACCGTGGCCGACTTCCTGATGAGCGCTGAGTACATCATGGCTCAAGGGAACTCGAACGTCGTCCTCTGCGAACGCGGCGTGAAGGGTTTTGATCCGGCGACCCGCAATACGTTCGACGTTGCCCTGGTCCCGCAGATCCACAAGCTCTCGCACTTGCCGATTATCGTCGACCCGAGCCACGCCACGGGCCGCCCCGACTTGATTCCGGCCTGTGCCCTCGCGGGCGTTGCGGCCGGGGCCGACGGCGTCCACATCGAAGTTCACGACAAGCCCGAAGAAGCCATGAGCGACGGCCCGCAAGCGCTGCTTCCGAAGCAGTACGCAGAGCTGATGGACCAAATCCGCAAAGTCGGCGCCGCCGTTGGCAAGCAAATCGGCTAA
- a CDS encoding J domain-containing protein, with amino-acid sequence MNSPAGILFEHWSIVIHATLVLLLAAVVWLHFRNRGRSGPIAALLFVLFGPVLSVAVIVGLLFITDPRDPASSKLYGIQLQQFLEIAAIAGLAAALAGMALHGYRIRDELRAYREFAAPGWLGSLRTGEGPAPALIALGLTSDATLEEVERAYREQAKQAHPDRGGTVEQFKRLQIIYEQARRQLRRQAGPAAASPAPPSAGEA; translated from the coding sequence ATGAACTCGCCCGCCGGCATACTCTTTGAGCACTGGTCGATCGTCATTCACGCGACGCTTGTCCTGCTGCTGGCGGCGGTCGTTTGGCTCCATTTCCGCAATCGAGGTCGTTCGGGGCCCATCGCTGCGCTCTTGTTCGTGCTGTTCGGCCCTGTGCTGAGCGTGGCCGTGATCGTGGGGCTGTTGTTCATCACCGACCCGCGAGATCCTGCCAGCTCAAAGCTCTACGGAATCCAGCTTCAGCAGTTTCTAGAAATCGCCGCCATCGCCGGCTTGGCGGCCGCACTCGCCGGCATGGCGCTCCATGGCTATCGCATTCGTGATGAATTGCGGGCCTACCGCGAGTTCGCCGCCCCCGGGTGGCTGGGCAGCCTGCGAACCGGCGAAGGCCCGGCGCCGGCCCTCATCGCTCTGGGCCTTACCTCAGACGCAACGCTCGAAGAAGTCGAACGGGCCTACCGCGAGCAGGCCAAGCAGGCCCATCCCGATCGGGGCGGAACGGTCGAGCAGTTCAAACGGCTCCAAATCATTTACGAGCAGGCCCGTCGCCAACTCCGCCGACAGGCGGGTCCCGCGGCGGCCTCCCCTGCCCCGCCCTCCGCTGGCGAGGCCTGA
- the dnaK gene encoding molecular chaperone DnaK — protein MASGEKIIGIDLGTTNSVVAVMEGKEAKVIPNPEGNRLTPSVVAFTDKGEVLVGDLARRQAVTNPTKTVYSIKRFMGRRHNEVASEEKMVPYKVVGGPEDYVKVDVGGQEFTPPEVSAKILRKLKESAEAYLGHKVNKAVITVPAYFNDAQRQATKDAGQIAGLEVARIINEPTAASLAYGLDKQAQEKICVFDLGGGTFDVSVLEVADGVFRVMSTNGDTHLGGDDFDEELMKYVAGEFQKEQGIDLRKDRMALQRLQEACEKAKKELSTAQSTDINLPFITADANGPKHLQMNITRAQFEKMVDGLVERCRIPLVQALKDAKLKPSEIDEVVLVGGTTRIPKVQELVKEIFGKDPHKGVNPDEVVAIGAAIQGGVLSGEVQDILLLDVTPLSLGIETLGGVMTKLVEKNTTIPTERKQVFSTADDNQTAVTVRVFQGEREMCADNRLLGQFNLEGIPPAPRGVPQIEVKFDLDANGILSVAAKDLGTGKEQTVKIEQSSGLSDDEIKRMQADAASHAEEDKKKRELVEARNQADSMAYQIEKTIKTNADKLKDSDKQALEAAVTKVREAAKGDNAAAIKTAVAELEAASHAMSEALYKSAAAGGDGAAEGATAQAGGSSADDDAIDAEFEVKS, from the coding sequence ATGGCAAGCGGCGAAAAAATCATCGGTATCGATCTCGGCACCACCAACTCGGTGGTCGCCGTGATGGAAGGCAAAGAAGCGAAGGTCATCCCGAACCCGGAAGGGAATCGGCTGACCCCCAGCGTCGTGGCGTTCACCGACAAGGGCGAAGTCCTCGTCGGCGATCTCGCGCGGCGCCAAGCGGTGACCAACCCAACCAAGACCGTTTACTCGATTAAGCGGTTCATGGGCCGGCGGCACAATGAAGTCGCTTCGGAAGAGAAGATGGTTCCCTACAAAGTCGTAGGCGGACCGGAAGACTACGTGAAGGTCGACGTCGGCGGGCAGGAGTTCACTCCGCCTGAAGTCTCGGCGAAGATCTTGCGCAAGCTCAAGGAATCGGCCGAAGCTTATCTTGGTCACAAGGTGAACAAGGCGGTCATCACCGTTCCGGCGTACTTCAACGACGCCCAACGTCAGGCGACCAAAGACGCCGGCCAGATCGCCGGCCTCGAAGTCGCCCGCATCATCAACGAACCGACCGCGGCGTCGCTCGCGTACGGCCTCGACAAGCAAGCGCAAGAGAAGATCTGCGTCTTCGACCTCGGCGGCGGTACGTTCGACGTCTCGGTGCTGGAAGTCGCTGACGGCGTCTTCCGCGTGATGAGCACCAACGGCGACACCCACCTCGGCGGCGACGACTTCGACGAAGAGTTGATGAAGTACGTGGCTGGCGAGTTCCAGAAAGAGCAGGGGATCGATCTCCGCAAAGACCGCATGGCGCTGCAGCGTTTGCAGGAAGCGTGCGAGAAGGCGAAGAAAGAGCTCAGCACGGCGCAATCGACCGACATCAATCTGCCGTTCATTACGGCCGATGCGAACGGTCCGAAGCACTTGCAGATGAACATCACTCGCGCGCAGTTCGAGAAGATGGTCGACGGGCTGGTGGAACGCTGCCGCATTCCGCTGGTGCAGGCGCTGAAGGACGCGAAGCTGAAGCCGAGCGAGATCGACGAAGTCGTCTTGGTCGGCGGTACGACCCGCATCCCGAAGGTGCAGGAACTGGTCAAAGAAATCTTTGGCAAGGACCCGCACAAGGGCGTGAATCCCGACGAAGTCGTGGCCATCGGCGCCGCGATCCAGGGCGGCGTCCTCTCGGGTGAAGTCCAGGACATCCTGCTGCTCGACGTCACTCCGCTCAGCCTCGGCATCGAGACCCTTGGCGGCGTGATGACCAAGCTCGTGGAGAAGAATACGACGATCCCGACCGAGCGGAAGCAAGTCTTCAGCACGGCCGACGACAACCAGACGGCTGTCACGGTTCGCGTGTTCCAAGGCGAACGCGAGATGTGTGCGGACAACCGGCTCCTCGGCCAGTTCAACCTGGAAGGGATCCCGCCGGCCCCGCGCGGCGTGCCGCAGATCGAAGTGAAGTTCGATCTCGACGCCAACGGCATCCTCAGCGTCGCGGCAAAGGATCTCGGCACTGGCAAGGAACAGACCGTCAAGATCGAGCAATCGAGCGGTTTGTCCGACGACGAGATCAAGCGGATGCAGGCCGACGCGGCCTCGCACGCTGAAGAGGACAAGAAGAAGCGTGAACTTGTCGAAGCTCGTAATCAGGCCGACTCGATGGCTTACCAAATCGAGAAGACCATCAAGACGAACGCCGACAAGCTGAAGGACTCCGACAAGCAGGCGCTCGAAGCGGCTGTGACGAAGGTCCGCGAAGCAGCCAAGGGCGACAACGCGGCGGCCATCAAGACCGCCGTGGCGGAACTCGAGGCGGCGTCGCACGCGATGAGCGAAGCCTTGTACAAGTCGGCAGCCGCCGGCGGCGACGGAGCGGCGGAAGGGGCCACGGCCCAAGCCGGCGGTTCGAGCGCCGACGACGATGCGATCGATGCGGAGTTCGAGGTGAAGAGCTGA
- a CDS encoding YicC/YloC family endoribonuclease, translating to MPLLSMTGFGDARDERDDHAITAEVRTINNRHFKLNLRTTDGYAALDSRIEAVVREYVRRGTVNVNLRIRHMSDAEDYRVNVAVLENYVDQLQKVAAKRHLAEDIRLESLADLPGVIEQLSSEASDAEEVWPLLEPTLRASLEALTTMRTAEGAALAADLTAQCHTVETSLAAIAARSPQVVEGYRQRLQDRVGEVLAKFNASIEPIDVVREICVFADRSDISEEIVRLRSHLAQFSQALQAAESAGRKLEFICQEMGRETNTIGSKANDAEISHEVVEIKTALERIREQIQNVE from the coding sequence GTGCCGCTGTTGAGCATGACCGGATTCGGCGACGCTCGCGACGAGCGCGACGACCACGCCATCACGGCCGAAGTGCGCACGATCAACAATCGCCACTTCAAGCTGAATCTGCGCACGACGGATGGCTACGCCGCCCTCGATTCGCGGATCGAAGCTGTCGTTCGCGAGTACGTCCGCCGCGGTACGGTGAACGTCAACCTCCGCATTCGCCACATGAGCGATGCGGAAGACTACCGCGTCAACGTGGCGGTTCTGGAGAACTACGTCGACCAACTCCAGAAGGTCGCCGCGAAGCGTCACCTCGCCGAAGACATCCGGCTGGAGTCGCTCGCCGACCTGCCTGGCGTCATCGAGCAGCTTTCCAGCGAAGCGAGCGACGCCGAAGAAGTTTGGCCGCTTTTGGAACCGACGCTCCGCGCGTCACTGGAAGCCCTCACCACGATGCGCACCGCCGAAGGCGCCGCGCTAGCCGCCGACCTGACGGCCCAATGCCACACGGTCGAAACAAGCCTCGCCGCGATCGCCGCCCGCTCGCCGCAGGTCGTCGAGGGGTACCGGCAACGCCTGCAGGACCGCGTCGGCGAGGTACTGGCCAAGTTCAACGCCTCGATCGAGCCGATCGACGTCGTCCGCGAAATCTGCGTATTTGCCGATCGGAGCGACATCTCTGAGGAGATAGTCCGGTTACGCAGCCACCTGGCGCAATTCTCCCAGGCCCTCCAGGCCGCCGAAAGCGCCGGTCGCAAGCTAGAGTTTATTTGTCAGGAGATGGGTCGCGAAACAAACACGATCGGCTCCAAAGCAAACGACGCCGAGATCTCCCATGAAGTCGTTGAAATCAAAACAGCCTTGGAGCGAATCCGGGAGCAAATCCAGAACGTGGAGTAG
- a CDS encoding PAS domain-containing sensor histidine kinase, with translation MRIVLAQIVGSAAPVVGELAIQTEPLPAEERIARLEAEVARLEAALHDRATELDTLLNVIPVGIGVAFDPLCKRIRTNSTLADFLDLDAAENSSKTADASERPTNFVCVDLDGRLIPDDQLPMQISARNGAEIRDLEFKIIHEDGRIMRMLGYSAPLRDSAGNPRGSVGAFIDITERRKAEENERQRLAEIAHANRLCTLGEMISGLAHELNQPLAAANNFARACQRWPLTSGQELPADVLGLLQNVAKQTDRASEIVKRLTTFVKKNASLSAGVDVNDLVSSVITLTKSCFGPAMGRAEAIPLVAELDCSLPMIAADSIQIEQVLVNLIRNALESAVDSGATQPVTVRTSLQKGCVRVDVIDCGAGIAAHDLSSLFQPFFTTKQEGLGLGLSVSRSIIENHGGRLWAELNPEQGATFSFELPIDSPPEAR, from the coding sequence TTGAGAATCGTCCTCGCCCAGATTGTTGGCAGCGCGGCCCCCGTCGTCGGGGAACTTGCGATCCAGACCGAGCCGCTTCCAGCTGAGGAGCGCATCGCTCGTCTCGAAGCGGAAGTGGCTCGGTTAGAAGCGGCGCTCCATGATCGGGCCACGGAACTCGATACGCTCCTGAATGTGATCCCCGTCGGCATCGGCGTGGCGTTCGATCCGCTCTGCAAACGGATTCGCACAAACAGCACCCTGGCTGATTTCCTCGATCTCGACGCGGCCGAGAACTCGTCGAAAACCGCCGATGCCTCCGAGCGTCCGACTAACTTCGTTTGCGTCGACCTCGACGGACGGCTGATCCCCGACGATCAACTGCCGATGCAAATCTCCGCGCGAAATGGCGCCGAGATTCGCGATCTTGAGTTCAAGATTATCCACGAAGATGGTCGCATCATGCGGATGTTGGGGTACTCGGCGCCGCTCCGCGATTCGGCCGGTAATCCGCGCGGATCGGTCGGGGCGTTCATCGATATCACCGAGCGGCGCAAGGCAGAGGAGAACGAACGGCAGCGACTCGCGGAAATCGCCCATGCGAACCGCCTCTGCACGTTGGGCGAAATGATCTCGGGCCTCGCCCACGAACTGAACCAACCGCTGGCGGCCGCCAACAACTTCGCCCGCGCGTGCCAACGCTGGCCGCTAACCTCCGGGCAAGAACTCCCGGCTGACGTCCTCGGCCTGCTGCAGAACGTCGCCAAACAGACGGATCGCGCCAGCGAGATCGTCAAACGACTCACCACGTTCGTCAAGAAAAACGCGTCTCTCTCGGCAGGAGTCGACGTCAACGACCTAGTCTCTAGCGTCATCACGCTGACGAAATCGTGCTTCGGCCCCGCCATGGGTCGTGCTGAAGCGATCCCCCTCGTCGCCGAGCTTGACTGCTCGCTGCCGATGATCGCTGCCGACTCGATCCAAATCGAGCAAGTGCTGGTGAACCTGATTCGCAACGCCCTCGAATCCGCCGTCGACTCTGGCGCCACGCAACCGGTGACCGTCCGCACTTCCCTGCAAAAGGGGTGCGTCCGAGTCGACGTCATCGACTGCGGGGCCGGCATTGCGGCCCACGACCTCTCGTCGCTGTTTCAACCGTTCTTCACGACGAAGCAGGAGGGGCTCGGCCTGGGCCTGTCGGTCAGCCGCTCGATTATCGAAAACCATGGCGGGCGGCTCTGGGCGGAACTCAACCCCGAGCAGGGAGCGACGTTCAGCTTTGAATTGCCGATCGATTCGCCCCCCGAGGCCCGCTAG
- the pheA gene encoding prephenate dehydratase, which translates to MAAKKVTAAQLRKLDRQLVDLLNERAAAAIANGELAEARGESAVDQTASGVADPAVLKYAIENNDGPLTANAIQAIFRELLSGIRSANQPIRAAYLGPAYTYSHLAAIARFGQSAELVPVATIASVFDEVEQGHAQFGVVPIENSTDGRVADSLECLARLSAVANGNGSGESGATHVQICGEVPLRIHHCLLGRGARSEIRRVCSKPQALSQCRNWLAAHLPGVKLEPASSSAEAASLAAAEPDTAAIGTEQAAVNNGLSVLARNIEDNAENVTRFAVIGARAADRTGRDKTALVFEAPHEPGSLADAMAIFKRHRLNLTWIESFPIPSARGRYLFFLEFQGHPAELRVKRAIASLQKKSLRLSLLGSYAESEVVG; encoded by the coding sequence ATGGCCGCTAAGAAAGTCACCGCCGCTCAGCTTCGGAAGCTCGACCGCCAACTGGTCGATCTGCTCAACGAACGCGCCGCGGCGGCCATCGCGAACGGCGAGCTTGCCGAAGCTCGCGGCGAATCTGCCGTCGATCAAACGGCTTCAGGCGTCGCCGACCCCGCGGTGCTGAAGTATGCCATCGAAAACAACGACGGCCCCCTCACCGCCAACGCAATCCAGGCGATCTTCCGCGAACTGCTGAGCGGTATCCGCTCGGCCAACCAACCGATCCGCGCCGCCTACCTCGGCCCTGCGTATACCTACAGCCATCTCGCGGCGATCGCCCGCTTCGGCCAGAGTGCCGAACTCGTGCCGGTTGCGACGATCGCCAGCGTATTCGACGAGGTTGAGCAAGGGCACGCCCAGTTCGGCGTCGTCCCCATCGAGAACTCCACCGATGGCCGCGTCGCCGACTCACTGGAATGCTTGGCCCGCCTCAGTGCCGTTGCCAATGGTAACGGCAGCGGCGAATCGGGCGCGACCCATGTCCAAATCTGCGGCGAAGTACCGCTGCGAATTCATCATTGCCTGCTCGGCCGCGGGGCCCGCAGCGAGATCCGCCGCGTCTGCAGCAAGCCCCAGGCGCTGTCGCAGTGCCGCAACTGGCTCGCCGCGCACTTGCCGGGGGTGAAGCTGGAACCAGCCTCGAGTTCCGCCGAAGCCGCCAGCCTCGCCGCCGCCGAACCAGACACCGCCGCCATCGGCACCGAACAAGCCGCAGTCAACAACGGCCTGTCGGTTCTTGCGCGGAACATCGAAGACAACGCGGAGAATGTCACCCGCTTCGCCGTGATCGGCGCTAGAGCGGCCGACCGAACGGGCCGCGACAAAACGGCGCTCGTGTTTGAAGCCCCTCACGAACCTGGCTCGCTCGCCGATGCGATGGCGATCTTCAAACGCCACCGCCTCAACCTCACCTGGATCGAATCCTTTCCCATCCCGAGCGCCCGGGGCCGCTACCTCTTCTTCCTGGAATTCCAGGGGCACCCCGCCGAACTGCGGGTGAAGCGGGCGATTGCCTCGCTGCAGAAGAAGTCGCTCCGCCTGTCGCTGCTCGGCTCGTACGCCGAGTCGGAAGTCGTTGGCTAG